A single region of the Lotus japonicus ecotype B-129 chromosome 4, LjGifu_v1.2 genome encodes:
- the LOC130710030 gene encoding uncharacterized protein LOC130710030 — MNCTDAQKVQFGTHMLEKEAEDWWDNTVQRFEGDGMEITWDLFKGAFLEKYYPEDVRGKKEIEFLELKQGNGTVAEYATKFEELIKFCPHYNTAEAERSKCNKFVNGLRPEIKKVVGYQQIIRFSDLVNRSRIYDEDSRESAAHYKSLKEKKEKGQFRGKPYGNPVDNGKQEAGNDKKPSGGGAPNPVRCYKCGVEGHRSPECPNSEAT; from the coding sequence ATGAATTGTACTGACGCGCAGAAGGTGCAGTTTGGCACCCATATGCTTgagaaagaagctgaagattggtGGGACAACACTGTTCAGAGGTTTGAAGGTGATGGGATGGAGATTACTTGGGATCTTTTCAAGGGTGcatttctggagaagtactATCCAGAAGATGTGCGtggaaagaaggaaattgagTTTCTTGAACTCAAGCAGGGTAATGGAACCGTGGCGGagtatgctacaaagtttgaGGAATTGATTAAGTTTTGTCCCCACTACAATACTGCCGAAGCTGAGAGATCTAAGTGTAACAagtttgtgaatggtttgagacCTGAGATCAAGAAGGTTGTGGGATATCAACAGATTATCCGATTTTCTGACCTGGTTAACAGGAGTAGGATATATGATGAGGATAGCAGGGAAAGTGCTGCTCACTACAAGtctttgaaagagaagaaagaaaaggggcaATTCAGAGGGAAACCGTATGGGAATCCTGTTGATAACGGTAAACAAGAAGCTGGTAATGACAAGAAGCCGAGTGGGGGAGGAGCTCCTAATCCGGTTAGGTGCTACAAGTGTGGTGTTGAAGGACATCGTTCTCCTGAATGTCCCAATTCAGAAGCAACATGA